The genomic interval GACCCATGCGCTGGGTCTCCACGGGGCGGCCCAGGCCGTCATGCTGGTGCACTTCGCGCGCGCCGTTGGGCTGTGTCTGCGAGGTCAGCACTCCCGTGGTGGCGTCGTAATGGAACTCGAACTCCAGCGCGCGTCCGGAGGGAGGCGTGGGCAGGACGCGCTTGCTCGGGAAGGTGCGCCAGGTCGATTCGTAGACATTGGTGACCACCCCCTTCGAGGGGTCCTCCATCCGCGTCTGATTCCCCCAGTCGTCGTACTGGTACGTGTAGACCTGCCATGTGTCCGCGCCCGTCCAACGCGAGTGGGTCTTCTCGTCCCACGTGGCCGGGTCATACGACTTGCGGTCCCAGCGCAACGTCTGGTTGCCCTGCGCGTCGGCGGACTGTCGCCGCTCCGTGAGGAAACCGAAGCGATGCTGCTCCGCGCTGTTCTGGAAGGTCTGCCGTGTGTAGAGCGTCGCGGCGGGCGCTCCGGTGGTGCTTTGGACAATGGAGGTCGCGTTGCCGAAGTCGTCGTATTGGAAGGCCCGGGTCCTCACGCAGTCGGGCGTGTCCGAGGTGGCGAAGGTGTAGAGCTTCTTGCGCACCTCGGTGGTCTGGAGTTGGTAGACGCCCGCGCTCGCGGGAGTGCTGTAGTCGTATTCGGAGCGCACCATCAGCGCCCGGTCAGAGGCCCTCCTCACCGTCTGGGACACCACCGCGTAGGTGCGTGGGAACTCCTGGTGGTAGCGCGTCTCGGTCAGGGCCCCCGCGGGCCCCGTGTGTGGGTCTCGCTTGGACCAGGCCGCGAAGCCCATCCAGCCTCGGCCTTGGAGGTTGAGCCGGGCCCCCGCGAAGGTGAAGCTGTGTGAGTAGCGCTGGGTCTCCGAATAGACCTGCGTGTAGTCCGAGACCACGTAACGCGGATACTGGACGCTGCGCGAGGCGAAGCTCATGGCCACCGTGGGTGTCTGGGTTCCCGGGTTGGTGGCCAGGGCGTACGTCGCCCCGGGGAGGTGGTTGTTGAACAGGGATTGGGTGTCGATGTTGTCCGAGGCGGGCGGCTCCCGTGTGTAGACGGAAGGATTCGTCAAAGGCTTGTAGGTGAGCTCGAAGCGGCCCCCCAGGCCGTTGGTGATGGTGGAGACCAGGTCTGGATAGTCGACGGTGGCCGCCAGGAGATGCGCCGCGCCGGAGCCATCCACGTGAAGCAGGTCGGCCTTGCCCACACCCGTCAGCCCCAGCGCGGAGGTAGACTCTCCCGCCGCGACAAAGGCAGGCACCTGGGACACCTTCGCGTGGTAGCGCAACGTGTTGCCCTCGTTCAGCAGCACGGCGACGCGGCGGGTGTTGGCGTCACCGTCGCGCCGGTATTCGCCGACGATGACCAGGTCATCGCGTCCCGTGCCGGTGACGTCCGCGGGCATGATTTGGGGAATGACGCCGCCATACTTGAGGCCCGTGCTCCCCAGGTCCTGGACCACGAAGCCCTTGCCTGTGTTGTGCAAGGCCCGCAGGTGCAATGACGTTCCGTCGGTATAGGGATTGAGGAGGTCCAGCTGGCCGTCGCCGTTGAGATGGATGGGGAGGAGGCTGCCGCCCCAAGTCACTCGCGCGGAAGCGGGGAGGAGGGGCGTGCTCTCCTGTTGGAAGCCTCGGCGCTCCGGCAGTGCCCGGAGCCCGGTGATCTTCAGGAAGCCTCCATCGTTGCTGCCGTAGATGAGGTCCGTCTGCCCGTTGCCATCGATGTCCAGCGGCATCAAGAGCCCGCCAAAGGGCAGCGTCGTCGAGGTTGGCCCGGAGGATGACGGCGCGAAGCGGGTGCCATTGGAGAACAAGGGCTCAAGCTTCAACATCGCTGCGTTGTTGGTGGCATAGACGAGGTCCGTCCGCCCATCACCATCCACATCCAACGCGAGGAGCTGTCCGCCCCACAGGAGATGCTCCGGCCCGGCGCCATGGACGGGCCCTTCCCGTACCAGCGTCCAGCGCCCGTTGCGCTCGGCGGCCTTGAAGAGTGTCAGCCCCAGCTTGCCCCCATTGTTGGCGGCGTAGACCAGGTCCATGCGCCCGTCGGCGTCCACGTCGAGCGGGCAGAACGTGCCACCCCACGCGAGCTGCGCTCCGGCCAGGTCCACGGGATAGGGGCCATCCAACCCCGTGCCCGTGGAGAGATAGAGGTCCAGGCGCAGCTGCATGTTGGCGTGGTAGGCGTGCACCACGTCCGTGAGGCCCTTGCCGCTCACGTCCATGGGAATGCGCATCCCACCCGGCATGCTCTTTCCCAGGCTTCGGGACGCCTGGAACAGCGTGGGGTCCGCCTCCGTCTGCCCTTGCCAGGCGAAGGTGGTGCGGGGCAGCGACGTGTCGCGCGCCTCCGTGGCCACGGACTGGAGCAGCGGACGGCGGGTGGCCCGGCTCGTTTGATATTCGAAGCGGTAGGTCCGCGCGAGGACCTCCCCGGCGAAGGTCTGCACCTGTGACAACAGGCGGGTGATGCGGATGGGGTGGCCGCCGACGTAGGTGGTGGTGACGTCCTGGCGGTCGGTGAAGGTGAACCTCACCTGCCGCTTCCGGGCGATGGGGCTCTTGAGGTTGTCTGTGTATTCGATGAGCTTCGGGTAGTGCGCGTTGTTCTGCGCGTCCTGTTCGTACGTCACCGTCATGAAATTGCCGTGACGGTCCGTGACGCGATTGAGGGACCAGAGGCGTATCGCGGGGAGGCTGCTGGAGGCGGGGACGCGCGAGTCCACCGTCGCCCCGTACTCCCAGGTCTGCCCATCCCGCATGTGGACGGTGAAGGATTGGGGCCCTCGATTGACATCCCAACCGGAGGGGTAGTGGGGGACGACCTTCCGCCAGGTCTGGATTTCGGTGTGATAGATTGTCTGGGGTTGTCCGTACGGGCCGGACACCGCCATCAGGCGCTGACCGTCCAGGATGAAGCGGTCGTCCAGGTCATAGTTGACGCTGCCGTGCTGGCCGTCCTGCGCGACGGTTCTCCCCGCGCGGGTGATGGAGGACAAGCCACTCAGGCCCCAGCCGACGCCCAGGAGCCCGTCGCTTCCTCCACTGTTGTAGGCGATGCCCAGGCTCGGCTCGAGGCCCGCCGTCCCCGGGGGGACCTTGAGCTCGAAGGCGTAGGAGGCGCCGCCATCCTTGTCGACACTGAACTGGTCCGTGAGCCTGCCGGTGCTGTCTGCCATTGCGTGCCCCCGCGAGTGGAACGACAAACGAGACACCACCGCGGCGACGCGCGGAGTGTGTCGGGTTTGTCTGTCTGACGGAGGTCCGACGAGGCCCTATCCCCATGGAGCGGGAGGACCTTGTGCGAGGATGGGGGACGCGCGGGAACCGCTTCTACCTCCACCGCCTTTGCGTGTGGATGACCCAGAAGTCACAGCAGCCCGAAGTGAGCGGAAGTCTGATGACGAGGGCTGGCCAAGTCGAGTCAAAGATTGGCGGGGGAGACCGGCGTACGTGGAGACTGTTTGCCATCGACACGGACGGAGGATGCGGTCTCCCACCGGGTAGCTACGGACCGCTGGGGGAGGCGAGGGCGGGCCCGGAAGCGGGGCCCACCCTGGCGGGACTGCTAGAACGTGGCGTCGAGCACCACGTCGTTGGCGGCGCCCACGCCGACGGCGACCTGGTAGGCGGACACGCGGCGCTCGAAGAAGTTGGTGAGCTCCTGCACGTCCTGCAGGTCCATGAACGACAGCGGGTTCTTCGTCTTGAACACGGGGGCGATGCCCAGCATCTGCAGGCGCTGGTCGGCCACGTACTCCAGGTAGCCGCGCATCTCCTGCACGGACAGGCCCGCGACACCGCCACTCAAGAGGTCCTGCGCGAACTGCGTCTCACACTCCACCGCCTCGCGCATCATCGCCTCCACGTCGCGATCCATCTTCGCGTCGAAGAGGTCCGGCTCCTCCTTGCGAGCCACCTGGATGCACTCGAAGGCGAACGCCATGTGAGCGCTCTCGTCGCGGAACACCCAGTTCGTCCCGGCGGCGAGGCCGTTGAGCAGGCCCTTGCTGCGCAGGAAGTACACGTAGGCGAAGGCGGCGAAGAAGAAGAGTCCCTCGATGCAGCCCGCGAAGCAGATGAGGTTCAGCAGGAACCGCCGCCGGTCCTCCTTCGTCTTCAGCGCGTCCACGTCGTGGATGCTGTCCATCCACTTCATGCAGAAGCGCGCCTTGCGCTGGATGGAGGGGATGTTGTCGATGGCGGCGAACGCCTTGGCGCGCTCGGCCGGGTCCGGCACGTACGTGTCCAGCAGCGTCAGGTAGAACTGGACGTGCAGCGCCTCCTCGAAGAGCTGGCGCGACAGATACATCCGCGCCTCGGGGGCGTTGATGTGTTTGTACAGGTTCAACACCAAGTTGTTGCCGACGATGCTGTCACCCGTCGCGAAGAAGGCGACCAGCCGGTGGATGAGGTGACGCTCGGCGTCCGTCATCTTCGACCGCAGGTCCACCAGGTCCGTGGAGAAATCCACCTCCTCCACGGTCCAGGTGTTCTTGATGGCATTCCGATACATCTCGAAGAATGCGGGATACGCCATCGGGCGCAGCGTCAGGTTCAGTCCGGGTTCCAGCAGCATGCGCTGATCAATACATGCTCGGATGAAGACTGATCAAACTTTGAAGTCGGCCGGTTGCATCACTCTGCACAGGGCCAACAGTTTCAACTTACACGACACGAGCACACGTCGACGTGCGTGCTCGTGTCGTCAAAGAAATCCGTGAAACACGAGACCGATTACTGGCAGGCCTCACACGCTTCCGGGTTTTCCAGTGAGCACGCGACGGCCTCGGCGTCCGACACCGTGGCGGCGGCGGCGACAGGGGCGGGCGCGACGGGCGCGGTGGCCGTGGCGCCGGTGCTCGACACCGTGGCCTTGGCGATGCGCGTGGCCGGACGCGAGCGCAGGTAGTAGGTCGTCTTGAGCCCCTTCTGCCATGCGTAGAAGTACATGGAGGAGAGCTTGCCGATGTTCGGCGTCTCCACGAAGAGGTTGAGCGACTGGCTCTGGTCGATGAAGGCGCCGCGGTCCGCCGCCATGTCGATGAGCGAGCGCATGGGCAGCTCCCACGCCGTGCGGTAGATGGCGCGCAGGCTCTCGGGCAGCTCGGTGAGCTCCTGGATGCTGCCTTCGGCCAGCTTGATGCGGTTGCGCACCGACTCGTTCCACATGCCCAGCGCCTGGAGGTCGCGCACCAGGTAGCGGTTCACCTGGAGGAAGTCACCCGACAGCGTCTCGCGCTTGAAGAGGTTGGAGACCTGGGGCTCGATGCACTCGTAGCAGCCGGCGATGGAGGCGATGGTCGCGGTGGGCGCGATGGCGATCATCAGCGAGTTGCGCAGGCCGTGCTTCATGATGCGCTCGCGCAGCGCGTCCCAGCGGGCCGGGTCCTCCGGCGTCACGTTCCAGCTGTCGAACTGGAGCTCACCCTTGGCCGCCCGCGTCTCCGGGAAGGACGGGTGCGCGCCGAACTGCTCGGCCAGCTCGCACGAGGTGGTCAGGGCCGCGAAGTAGATCTCCTCCGAAATCTTCTTCGACAGCGCGCGCGCCTCGGGGGCATCGAACGGGAGCTTGAGCTGGAAGAAGACGTCCTGGAGGCCCATCAGGCCCAGGCCCACCGGACGCCAGCGGCGGTTGGAGTCCGCGGCCGTGGGGATGGGGTAGTAGTTGAGGTCGATGACCCGGTCGAGCTGCTTGAGCGCCAGCTGCGCGTTGGCGCGCAGACGCTCGAAGTCGAACTTCCCGTCCACCACCATGCGGCCCAGGTTCAGCGAGCCCAGGTTGCACACCGCCGTCTCACCCTGGCTGGTCACCTCCAGGATTTCGGTGCACAGGTTGGACAGGTGGATGACGTTCTGGGGCCGCCCGGTCTGGTTGCTCTTGCGGTTGCTGATGTCCTTGAAGGTCATCCAGCCGTTGCCCGTCTGCGCCAGCGTCTTCATCATCCGGGCGTAGAGGTCGCGCGCCTTCACCTTGCGCACGACCTGGCCGGAGGCCTCCGCCTCCACGTAGGCCTTCTCGAACTCCGCGCCGTACAGGTCCGTGAGGTGCGGAACCGTCTTCGGGTCGAACAGGCTCCAGTCGCCCTCCGACTCCACGCGCTTCATGAACAGGTCCGGCACCCAGTTGGCCAGGTTCAGGTTGTGGGTGCGGCGGGCCTCGTCACCGGTGTTGTCGCGCAGCTCGAGGAAGTCCTCGATGTCCGCGTGCCACGACTCCAGGTACACGCAGCACGCGCCCTTGCGCTTGCCGCCCTGGTTCACCGCGGCGACGGAGGCGTCCAGCGTCTTGAGCCAGGGGACGATGCCGTTGGAGTGGCCGTTGGTGGAGCGGATGAGCGAGCCGCGCGCGCGCACGCGGTGGTAGCCCACGCCGATGCCGCCGGAGAACTTGGACAGCATCGCGATGTCCGAGTACTTGCGGTAGATGGCGTCCAGTTCGTCCGCCGGCGAGTCCAGGAGGAAGCAGCTGGACAGCTGCTCGTGCCGGGTGCCCGAGTTGAAGAGGGTGGGGGAGCTGGGCAGGTACTCCAGCGAGCTGAAGAGGCGGTAGAGCTCGATGGCCTCGCGCGCGTTGTCGCCGCTCAGCGCGCACGCCACGCGCAGGAAGAACTCCTGCGGCGTCTCCAGCACCTCGCGCGTCTGCGGGTTCTTCAGCAGGTAGCGGTCGTAGACGGTGCGCAGGCCGAAGTACTCGAACAAGTCGTTGCGAGTCGGGTCGATGGCCGCGTTGAGCTTGCGCGCGTTGGCCTGGACGAACTGGAGCAGCCGGTCCGCGATGAGGCCGTGCTTGTGGCCGGCGGCGACGGACTGGCTGAAGGAGTGGATGTCCTGGTTGCTGACCTCCTTCTGGATGAAGGTGGCCAAGAGGCGCGCGGAGAGGCGCGCGTACTCGGGCTCCTCCACGATGAGGGCGGCGGCCGTCTGGATGGAGAGGCTGTCGAGCTCGCGCGTCGTCGCGCCGTCGTAGAGGCCGGAGATGGTCTTCGTGGCCACGCGCATGACGTCCACGCGGGACAGGCCCACGCAGCTCTTGCCCACCGCGCGGACAATCTTGTTCAGGTCCACCGGCTCCGCGGAGCCGTTGCGCTTGCGCACGCGCATGGTGGTGGAGGTGAAGTCGCTCGTGGGCGTGGGCTCACTGGCCACGCTCACGGCGGGCCCGGGGTGACCATTGGGCGCGGGCGGAACAGGCATGGGCGCGGGGCTGGGCTTCACGGGCGTTTCGAAGTTCACGAGCGGCTCACTCCAAACGAAAGGCAAGGCAATGGCGTGGCCCTTGGACAAGCCTCAAGCTTGCCCTGGGAGCGGTTCCCGAGCCACGAAAAATACTGCACGGATGTGTAGGGGAATAGGTCCGCTCTACCGCTTCGGACCTACCGTCTTGGGAAGCAACGGAGGCTCAGCTGACATACGGGGTAGAATGCTGTGTGTAAAGAAACCACAACCCCTCCCTGAGCCCCTTGGGACGCCGCCTGGTTGGTGGGGCGTCACAGACCGGGCACAAGGTATGGGGGGCCCCCTTTGGTGTCAACGCGAGATCTAGTGCTCGCGTAGGTCCGACCCTTGCAATCTATGATCGATCTCCAACGCTCTTCGTCACGTTCTCCTCACAACAGTGAGTGAGGAGATTGCGGACGTTCCGTACGGAGGCGCTGGAATCGAACCTGGGAGGGTGGATGTCCCGGTCCCTGCTCAGTGAGTCGTGCCGGAATCCGCCCCGTTGCCCACCGGAGAGGCCGGGGGCGTGGCCTCGGAAGGCGTCCCTGTGGGGGCGGGTGGGGGCGGCGTTGGTTGGGACTCCCAGGGTTTCTCCTGGGGGCCACTGAGGGTGTGGACGGCGCGGCGGAGGGACTCCTCCAGCTCGCGGGCGGAGGGGGCGACGACGGAGAGCATCTGGTTGGCGCTGCGCGCGTGGCGGCTCTGGCTCTCTGCGGCGAGCTTGAGCTGGACCATGGCGTCGCCGATGAGGCGGCGGGCGTCCTCGAGCTTCTGGCGGGCCTGATAGTAGGCCACCTCGGTCAGGAGCTTCTGGAGGGTGAGGCGCTGCTCCTCGGTGATGCCGGAGAGCTTCTCGGCGCGGCGCAGGTAGTAGAGGCCCTGTTCGACGCGGGCGGGCTCCTCCGCGCCGATACGGGGGCGGGCCAGGGACTCCAGGAGGGGGAAGAGGGCCCGGTCCAGCTCATCGCGCTCCGTGTACTTGCGCAGCACGAGGGCCATGACGTCCTGTCCCTCCAGGGGGATGGGGGCGTAGGCGTCCGTGAGGCGGGGGTCCCCGGGGCGGTAGGGGGCGGAGCCCATGGGGGCCATGCGGCCCTTCATGACGACGAGCTGGCCGTCCACCGTTTCCAGGGTGAAGGTGCGCGCGTTGAGCTGGGAGAGGAGGACGACGACCAGTCCGCCCAGGCCCAGAATCACGAAGAAGACGAGCAGTCGCGTGAAGGTCCGCCGTGCCCGATAGCCAAATCCCTGCTGTCCCGTTCCGTTCATGTCGCCTGCTCTCCTGACGTCCGGGCGCCGGGCCGATTTCGCGGCGCGGCGCTTTCCTTGGGGCGCGGAGGCCCACGGCTATACTCCTACCCCCGAACACACCCATGCATCACACATTCCGTCGCATGGGGCCCAGTGAACTGCTGCCCCGCTACATCTTCGCCGAGAGCCTCTTCGCCCGTCGCCGGGTGCTGGAGGTCGACGCGGTGGCGTCCACCGCCGGCGAGAGCGCGCGCTTCCTGTTGGAGCGGGGGGCTCGCGCGGTGGTGGCCTGCGACGCGGACCTGAAGGCGGTCCATGCGGCGCAGAAGGCGCATGGTGGGCCCTCGCTGCGTTATCGCGCCAACATCTACGACGACTTCGAGCCGGGCAGCTTCGACATGGTGCTCGTGGCGGACCTGGCGCCGTACGTCCGGGCCCCGGAGCTGCTGGCCGAACTGGCGCGGCTGGTGGCGAAGCAGGGCTTCCTGGTGGGCGGTCTTCGCAACGTGGCGGGGCTCGCGCTGCCGCAGTTGATGGAGGCGGAGGAGGGTGGGGCGCCGCCGACGTACGGGCTGTTGCTGGATGCGCTCCAGGTTCATTTCCCGCATGTGGAGGTCGCCACGCAGTCGCCGGTGCTGGGCTACCAGCTCGCCTTCGAGAAGGGCGAGGGGCTCCAGGTGGACGGCACGCTCGTGGAGAACGGCGAGGCGGCGTACTTCGTGGTGGTGGCGGGGCTGGAGCCGTCGCGGGTGGTGGACCCCACGTGGGTCCAGCTTCCTCCGGAGCCCTTGGCCTTCACCCGGGGGAAGATGGATGAGGTGGTGGCGCGCGCGAAGTCGTGGGAGGAGCGCGGCGCCCGGTTGAAGGAGTCGCTGTCGCGGCTTCGCACGGAGCTGACGGACCGCGAGGCGCAGGTCGCCGCGCTCAAGCCGGAGCTGGAGGATGCCCGGGACGAGGTGGCCCGGCTGACCGCGCAGCTCGAGCAGGCGCGGGGGACGCCGGAGTCCCAGCGGGAGCGGGATGACCTGGCGGGCAAGTTGCGGCGGCGGGAGCTGGAGCTCCAGGTCGCGCACGAGCGGCTGGGGGATACGGACCGGCGGCTCGCGGCGCAGCGGTTGGAGGTGGAGGGGGCGCAGCGGGCGCAGGCGGAGGCGGGTGTCCAGGTGCTCGCGGCGCAGGAGACGCTTCGATTGGAGCGTGCTCGTCGTGAGGAGCTGACGGCGACGCTGGAGGAGGCCCGCGAGCGGCTGACGCAGGCGTACACCCAGGTCCGCGAGCTGCAGGATGAGCTGTCCTCGCTGCGCATCGACCGGGAGAAGGAGCGGCTCTCCTCGGAGCGGGCGGTGGAGCAGTCCGAGGACCGCCGCCGTGCCGCGGAGGCCGCGCGCGAGCGGGAGCTGCGCATCGCCGAGCAGTACTCCGCGGCCCTGGCGGCGGTGGAGCACCTGAAGGAAGGGACCGCTCGGGCAGAGGAGGCGGCTCGGGTCGCCGCCGCGGCGGTGTCCGTGAAGGAAGCGGAGCTGGCGCGGGCGGCGCGTGAGCTCACGGATGCGTCGGTTCGCGTGGCGGCGGCGGAGGGTGCGCGGCGGGACGCGGAGGATCGGCTGGCGGCGCTCGTGGCGGACGGGCGGGGCCAGGAGACGGAGCTCGTCGCCGCTCGCGAGCGCGAGGACCAGCTGCGGCGGGAGCTGGAGTCGCTCACCGAGGCGGAGGGTTCGGCTCGTGCCACCGCGCGGAAGCTGGAGGAGTCGCTTCACGAGGCCCGGGAGCGAATCTCGGAGCTGGAGGATGGGCGGGCTCGGGCGGAGGCGGGGCTCGCGGGGGCGCTGGAGGCGGAGCGCTCCGGGCTCCACGAGCGGCTGACCGCGTTGGAGCGTGCTCTGGAGGAGGAGCGCGCGAAGGCGGAGGCGTTTGGAGAGGAGGCGCGCACCGAGGCCGCGATTCGGGCGGAGACGGAGGCGCGCAAGCGGGAGTTGGAGGAGGAGCGCCAGGCGCTGGTCCGGCGCGTGGTGGAGCTGGAGGCGGAGGTCTCCACTCTGAGCCGAGGGCGCCGCGCGGATGGGGCGCGGGCGGATGAGCTCGCGGCGTCGCTTCAGGCGATGCAGTCGGACCTGGAGACGGCGCGGCAGGAGCGCGACTCGACGGCGGCGTTGGCGGCGCGGGTGGGTGGGGAGCTGGACCAGGAGCGCGAGGCGCGGGCCGCGGTGGAGGAGGCGCTGCGCGTCTCCCGTGGAAAGTTGGAGAGCGCGACCCAGCGGCTCGTGGAGGCGGAGGCCTCCTTGGAGCGCACGCGCGAGGCGCTGGACGCGGAGGTCGAGCGGCGCGCGCGTTGGGAGGCGGCGCTCGCGGATGTCCAGGTCCAGCTTCAAGAGGAACTCCAGCGGCGCTCGAAGGCAGAGGCGTCCCTGGCGGAGGCGCAGGGGCTACTCCAGGGAGAGGGTCAGCAGCGGAGTCACGTTGAAGGGACGCTCGCGCAGTCCCAGGCGCGGCTCGAAGAGGAAGTCGCGCGTCGCGAGCGTGTCGAGGCCGCGCTGACGGAGACCCAGGCGCTGCTCCAGCAGTCGACCGAGGAGACCGCGCGGGTCGAAGCGGAGCTGGCCGAGGCTCGGGTTCGGATTCAGCAAGGTGTCGAGGCGAAGGCGGAGGCCGACGCGGCGCTGGCGGAGACGCAGGCTCGTCTGCGTGAGGTGGATGCTCGTGCCTCCGAGGAACTGGCGGAGGCCCAGGCTCGGATTCAGCGAGGGGCCGAAGCGAAGGCCGCGGTCGAGGCCTCTCTGACCGAGGCGCAGTCCCGTCTGCGGGAGATGGATGCTCGCGCCTTGGCGGAGCTGGCCGAGGCCCAGACACGTATTCAGCAAGGCGCTGATGCGAATGCCGAGGTGGCCGCCGCTCTGGCGGTGGCCGAGGCACGTATCGCGGAGAGCTCCTCGGCGAAGGCAGAGGCCGAAGCCGCGCTCGCGGCGGCGCAGGCTCGCATCGAGGAAGACGCCGAGGCGAAGGCGGCGGTCGAGGCCGCGCTCGCGGAAGCCCGAGCTCGGATTGCGGAGGATGCCGAGGCGAAGGCGGCGGTGGAGGCCTCGCTCGCAGAAGCCCAAGCTCGGATTGAGGAAGATGCCGAGGCGAAGGCGGCGGTGGAGGCCTCGCTCGCGGAAGCCCAAGCTCGGATTGCGGAGAGCCTCGAGGCGAGGGTGGCGGCCGAAGCCGCGCTGGCGGAAGCGCGGTCTCTTGTTGATGCAGGCACTGCGGCGAAGGCGGCCGTTGAAGAAGCGCTAGCGGAGGCCCGGTCTCGAATTGAGGAAGGTGCCGAGGCGAAGGCGGCGGTCGAAGCGGAGCTGGCTGAGGCCCGGTCTCGAATTGAGGAAGGTGCCGAAGCGAAGGCGGCGGTCGAAGCGGAGCTTGAGCAAGCCCGGTCTCGTATCGAAGCAGGCTCTGAAACGAACGCAGCAATCGAGGCCGCGCTGACGGAGGCGCAGTCCCGCCTGCGTGTGCTGGACACGCGCGCCAAGGAGGAACGGGCGGAGGCCCAGGCACGTATCGAGGAAGGTGCCGAGGCGCTGGTCGAAGCTCAGGTCCACCTGCAAGAGGTGAACGTTCGGTTGGGGGCCGCGCTGCCGGCTGACCCGACGCGTCTTCCGTCGGAAACCGAGCAGCGTGCCCGATTCATCGCTTCGCTGGTGGAGGCTCGCGAGGCGCTTGCCTCCGAGCGCGAGACGCGTGGTGAGGAGCCGGCGTCGCTGGATGAGGTTCGCCGGTTGCTCGTCGCCGCGCGCGAAGCGCTGGCGGCGGAGCTGGCGCGGACGCGGGAGCGCGCTTCGGATGTCGATGCGGTGGTCTCGCGCCTTCAGTCGGAGCTTGCTTCGGAGAAGGACCGCAGGACCCATGCGGAGTCCGCCCTGGCCGCCGAGCGCGAAGCCCTGGGCGCGGTGCGCGTGGAGTTGGAGACCGAGCGTCAGGAGCGCAGCGACGGCGAGGCCGGACTGGCGCGGGTTCACGAGCGGCTCGAAGGAGAGCAGCGTGCCCGTTCCGAGCTGGAGTCCTCGTTGGCGCGGGTTCGCGAGGCGTTGTCGGCGGAAGAGTCCTCTCGCGCGGAGGTCGAGTCCGCACTGGCCGAAGCTCGGGAGTCGCTCACGGCAGAGAGGAAGGGGCACGATGCGACGCGTTCCGAGCTGACTCGCGAACGTGAGTCGCGCGAGGCCGCGTTGGCGGAGGCTCGCCGCGAACTGGAGGTGCTGCGCGCGGATGCGGCGGCCCGCGAGCTTCGGATGCGGGACCTCGAGAAGCGGGCGGAGCAGTCGCTGACGGAGCTGCGTGAAGCCGCCGAGTCTCGAGAACAAGCGCTGCGTGCGCAGGCCGAGGAATCGGCTCGCGAGCTGGAGGCCCGTCAGGCGGAGATAGAGAGCGCGAACGCGCGGTGGACCACTTCGCAACAGGCCTTGAGCGACGCGGAGGCGGCGAAACGCTCAGTGGATGCGCAGCTCTCCGAGCGGGAGTGGTCGCTGCAAGAGCTCCAGACACAGACGGAGCGGCTCAGAGAGGAGCTTCGCGAGAGCGAGGCTCGGGTCGCGCGGCTGACGGAGTCCGCATCCGCGCACGCGGCCGAACTGGATGCCTCGCGCCAGCGGTTCGAGGAGCAGTCGGCGACCCATCAGCGCGAGCTGGAGGCGACCGAGACCACCCTGGAGACCACGCGACAGGAAGTGCTGGGCTTGCGTGGTGAGCTGACCCATTTGATGGCGACGCGGCAGGAGGTGATGCGCTTGGGGATGGAGCTTCAGCGCGCCATGGCCGCGTTGCACGACCGGGGGATGCACATCTCCCGGCTCGACGCGGAGCTGGTGGACGCGCGGGAGCGGCTGGTGGCTCAGCGCGAGAACGCCGAGTTGTTGATGGTGCAGTTGGAGACGGCTCGCCGCTTCGCGGGGAAGGCCACCGCGATGGAGAGCTCGCTCGA from Myxococcus stipitatus carries:
- a CDS encoding ribonucleotide-diphosphate reductase subunit beta, with the protein product MLLEPGLNLTLRPMAYPAFFEMYRNAIKNTWTVEEVDFSTDLVDLRSKMTDAERHLIHRLVAFFATGDSIVGNNLVLNLYKHINAPEARMYLSRQLFEEALHVQFYLTLLDTYVPDPAERAKAFAAIDNIPSIQRKARFCMKWMDSIHDVDALKTKEDRRRFLLNLICFAGCIEGLFFFAAFAYVYFLRSKGLLNGLAAGTNWVFRDESAHMAFAFECIQVARKEEPDLFDAKMDRDVEAMMREAVECETQFAQDLLSGGVAGLSVQEMRGYLEYVADQRLQMLGIAPVFKTKNPLSFMDLQDVQELTNFFERRVSAYQVAVGVGAANDVVLDATF
- a CDS encoding ribonucleoside-diphosphate reductase subunit alpha, with the translated sequence MNFETPVKPSPAPMPVPPAPNGHPGPAVSVASEPTPTSDFTSTTMRVRKRNGSAEPVDLNKIVRAVGKSCVGLSRVDVMRVATKTISGLYDGATTRELDSLSIQTAAALIVEEPEYARLSARLLATFIQKEVSNQDIHSFSQSVAAGHKHGLIADRLLQFVQANARKLNAAIDPTRNDLFEYFGLRTVYDRYLLKNPQTREVLETPQEFFLRVACALSGDNAREAIELYRLFSSLEYLPSSPTLFNSGTRHEQLSSCFLLDSPADELDAIYRKYSDIAMLSKFSGGIGVGYHRVRARGSLIRSTNGHSNGIVPWLKTLDASVAAVNQGGKRKGACCVYLESWHADIEDFLELRDNTGDEARRTHNLNLANWVPDLFMKRVESEGDWSLFDPKTVPHLTDLYGAEFEKAYVEAEASGQVVRKVKARDLYARMMKTLAQTGNGWMTFKDISNRKSNQTGRPQNVIHLSNLCTEILEVTSQGETAVCNLGSLNLGRMVVDGKFDFERLRANAQLALKQLDRVIDLNYYPIPTAADSNRRWRPVGLGLMGLQDVFFQLKLPFDAPEARALSKKISEEIYFAALTTSCELAEQFGAHPSFPETRAAKGELQFDSWNVTPEDPARWDALRERIMKHGLRNSLMIAIAPTATIASIAGCYECIEPQVSNLFKRETLSGDFLQVNRYLVRDLQALGMWNESVRNRIKLAEGSIQELTELPESLRAIYRTAWELPMRSLIDMAADRGAFIDQSQSLNLFVETPNIGKLSSMYFYAWQKGLKTTYYLRSRPATRIAKATVSSTGATATAPVAPAPVAAAATVSDAEAVACSLENPEACEACQ
- a CDS encoding IF-2 protein, producing MNGTGQQGFGYRARRTFTRLLVFFVILGLGGLVVVLLSQLNARTFTLETVDGQLVVMKGRMAPMGSAPYRPGDPRLTDAYAPIPLEGQDVMALVLRKYTERDELDRALFPLLESLARPRIGAEEPARVEQGLYYLRRAEKLSGITEEQRLTLQKLLTEVAYYQARQKLEDARRLIGDAMVQLKLAAESQSRHARSANQMLSVVAPSARELEESLRRAVHTLSGPQEKPWESQPTPPPPAPTGTPSEATPPASPVGNGADSGTTH